Within the Periplaneta americana isolate PAMFEO1 chromosome 6, P.americana_PAMFEO1_priV1, whole genome shotgun sequence genome, the region CTTCTAGGTATCTGGtccccttaactctgccaggttaaataaagccattattattattattaagtttattaggtatgacgttatttaatttattatttgtgcGGAAGGCAatattcatattgtattttttgaaGAAGTTGTTCAATGGGAACCTTTCGCTTGTAGTAGCAGAATTCACCACCAGAGCGCACCAGGGGCTAACCCGGTCCCACATGGCGCGCTAATGTGCTTCTGCTTCGTTGTTACATGACGATGACATTGCTGGAAGTTTATTTCCGAACATAACTTTACGCTCTCTACTCATTTATGCAAAAGTGTGTATAATGGAGAATTACGATGAATGGAGTTTAAGTcaattgaaaaatgaattacGCCGAAGGAAAGCGAGAATTGATGGCAAGAAAGCAGATCTTGTACAGAGGTATGTTCCTAGACCTaaagttttatattattacatttacgtCATTACTAAATTGAGGATTGGATTGAATTTAAATTCAgtgaaaatatttcttatttaaagtCTGATATGTAGGGCCTaacatttggtaaaaaaaattctTGTTTCAGGCTGAAAGATTACGATGTAACCTTCAACCAACGTGACATCATTCCTAGTGAGGATGGTAAGCCTACGTTCGAAATGGATTTGCCACATCCTTCTTTGTATCGGGATATTAATAGCGATACTGTACTTCCTGCCATATCGGACGACTGCATTAAGGTTTATTTGCAGCTGTGTGAAAAACGAGACTGTGATATGGGGATGaaaatgtataatgaaaaatatttattgtgtgttcgtATAGCATCAGTGAAtacgttttcttttgtaaaaagcagagttgcatcttcatataaaagtaatatagtttataatgttgatgtgaaagtgaaagactCTTCAATTGACGAATGTGAATGTGCAGCAGGAATGGGACCAAGTGCGCATTGCAAGCATGTATGCACAGTATTATGTGCTTTAATGGActtcacaaaaacaaaaacaatgaaaacacaagAAACGTGTACCAGTAAGCTTCAGGCATTTCACAAAGTGAAAAAGTTGAAGGGTTCACCAATGAAAGCGTCATGTTTGAATATAAGTAagacaagcacttcaaaatcattTTCTCAGTTTGACCCCAGACCACATAATCTACGTTCCTCTGAGTCCTATCCCAGTTACTTTAGAAACTTATCCATTAACTTTTCTGCTAATTTTCCAACTACATTTCCTCCTCCTATATTGCAACTTTATTCCCTAGCAAATCTAAGAGCATGTTATAACGACCATGACTACTGTCAGtcacctgaaaaattatttttcctttcacATAAACTGATCGACCTGAGTGCAGATGAAGCAAGGAAAATAGAAGAGGCAACAAGAGGTCAGATATCTAATCATCTGTGGATTGAACATCGATCAGTGAGAATACCTAGTACAACATTTAAGAGAATTTGTCATTTAACTGAGAAAACAAACTTGTCGAATCTTTTGCAAACCATGACAAATTGGTCAGAAATGTTTTCAAAGCCCACAGACCACGGAAAAAAATATGAATCTGTGGCTGTCTGAGAATTTGAAGACAGATTTGGAATTGTAACATCTCCCTGTGGGTTGTTCACATCCATTCATTTGTGCTTCACCTGACCGAGTGATAAGTGAAGAAGAAATACTAgaaattaaatgtccatattCCGCCAAGGACAGTGTGATATCCCCAGAAACAGTGGACTTTTTATATCTTTGCGATGTGAGTGGACAGTATGTGGTGAAAAGAACTCATCAGTATTTTTATCAGATACAGGGACAGTCATTTTGCAGTGGCAGAAAAGTATGCAGATTATTTGTGCATACATTCAAAGATTTTaaagtaattcatgtatatagagATGATGCTTTTATTCATGATATGGTTAAGAAACTGTGCAATTTTTATGAAATGCATTTCAAAGAATTTTTGCTCACAAAATTCTTATATAAGGAATGAATCATTTCCTCACTGTACAATATTTGTTGACTTactgccatttttattttattccattcagTAATACTCTCACTTTTAAAAACATTTGCATTCATCATATAATTGAATATAGTATTAAACATGGAATATAAAATACTCAAATATAAAACAAGGCAATATCATTTCCAAGCCTATGTATCATGTATGTGTAATTATtgcaaatagtgaaaatactgctAGGCCTATAGTTAAAATTAGCATTAGTATTGCTACTAGTGTTAGTATTCAAGtcacatgttaaaataattataattcagaAACTTTACTCAGTCAATAGGCTtcacagaaatataattattgtaaatagtgaaaatactactatAGTTaaaattagtactagtgttactACTGGTATTAATATTCAAGTcagatgtgtttaaataattataagtaattcaTAAACTCTATTCAGTCAGCTAACTTTACATCctcgtaaatattgtaaatagtcaaaGCACTACTATTGTTACAAATAGTTTAATATTACTTTTAAAGTTCAGACAGAAAGTAAAAGTAATGTAGCAACAAATctgtgtagtattgcattactgcaatggagcatactgaataaaaatCATGCATGTTTACCAACAATTCCCTTCTTAAAATTGCATAACATAaagcaaacaaatattatttcactAGACAATAAAGTATGAGTTTGTATCATAGGAGAGCTTAGAATTTTTTATGTCTTTGCTAAACCAATGATTCGTTCAATGTGAACTCTTTTACTAGCAACTCTACGGTCTCGCTTTACAGTTTCACACGATAGTTTGTTAGTCTTCTTGAAGAAGGATGGGATATTCAGCATTACATTATGAGGTACTAGTAAATCTTGTATGTCAAATCCCTTTTCTGCCATGATACTGTCCCCATGATTACATTTTCTTCCAACAttgtttctttcaaatatttgtcTGTCACTTGTAGCACCACCATAACTTGGACTCACAAATGAAACCAGTCCACCAGGTGTACATCCTACCACAACCTTAACTGTGTTCCTgtttttataaacagaaaaacttgccTGTTGAGCTTTTGGAAGGGAGGGTTTCTTAATGGGGCATTCTGTGCCATCAATAATTATACGAGTACTTGgaaattttgtataaaaatcCCTTGGAGAGAAAAAATGGATAAGTTCATTGTTGGGCCAAATATCTATCTCTTGCCACTGAAGATACATGAATCTAATCCATGTGATGAAAATATTGGAAACTTGTCCTTCTGTTGTTGAAAACGAGAATGCTAGGCTACTTCCTGATATGTTTTCTTCTGTCTTAGAATTATTAATGtcatgaaaaacatattttgagGATCTAAATGTGCTGGAGGAGGGTATTTGAAATAACTCAGAGTGTAAACTGCAGgtcctaaagaaaaaaaaaaacatacaagaatTTTTTAAACGTTTCTAAGCCTGTGTAGAAATGTATCATTTCATCATTATTCATCAAATGCACGATGTCTAAGGGAATGTGTCTGGTTGTTTGACATTTGCTGTCAACTAGTTAGTGGTCTGAGTTTCTCTGTCAtgtttttcattttctatattgtcatcAGTGGGCATTTCACTTTCCACCACAATTTCACAACAGTTCAATGTTTCAGGAAATTGTTCGCAGTTTTCCTCATCTTGTTGGTCTTCTGCTATAGTCTAGCTTTCTAACAGAAGTTGGCATCTGTGTATGcgattctctctctctccttgtCCGCATCTGTTGATCTTTTGTTCCATGGGAAAACAGATGGGACAGCATCTCTCTTCAGTTTTCTTTGCAGTGGTTTGTTACCCCCTATGAAAGAATAAAAGTGAGGCAGTATTATCAATTTTCGCTCTAAAATGATTGcccaaatgaaaattatatacgATATGCGTGTTAATATATTGCACATTTCATCTAAAATGTGCTTACCTCGTAACGTAGATGAAATGTAGTCGTCGGGAGTGAAATGATCGAACAAACAACACTAGTTTTACTTAACGtccatttctctctctttatatTCAACAACCACTTTTTTCGTACAGCAGTGTCTTTAGGAAACATGTGTCCACCTTTGTTTGCGCACAGGGGAACGCAACAACACGTTTTCGGCATTGCAATTGAATTACTTTTCAGTGCAAGCAGACAGCCTTGGTTACAATATAAACAAAGCTGGCGCCATGCTGTCGGACCTGGACCGGGTTAGCCCCTGCTGCCATCTGTCGGGACACCATGACAAAAAGGTTCCCATTGGTTATAAACTGGTCCAAAGTACGTCATGCTTGTCCATGTTTTTAGGGGTTATCGGTTCAAGGAAAGTGTGTTGAGTTCTTACGTTTTTGGAGGAGGCTGTCTACTGTATGTTTTTGGAAACCATTATCTTGGACTAaacagataatataattatattctttattataattagaTTTACTTAGTGGAATAGTTAATAATCTATCAATGAGGAAacgaa harbors:
- the LOC138701179 gene encoding uncharacterized protein; the protein is MENYDEWSLSQLKNELRRRKARIDGKKADLVQRLKDYDVTFNQRDIIPSEDGKPTFEMDLPHPSLYRDINSDTVLPAISDDCIKVYLQLCEKRDCDMGMKMYNEKYLLCVRIASVNTFSFVKSRVASSYKSNIVYNVDVKVKDSSIDECECAAGMGPSAHCKHVCTVLCALMDFTKTKTMKTQETCTSKLQAFHKVKKLKGSPMKASCLNISKTSTSKSFSQFDPRPHNLRSSESYPSYFRNLSINFSANFPTTFPPPILQLYSLANLRACYNDHDYCQSPEKLFFLSHKLIDLSADEARKIEEATRGQISNHLWIEHRSVRIPSTTFKRICHLTEKTNLSNLLQTMTNWSEMFSKPTDHGKKYESVAV